A genomic window from Camelina sativa cultivar DH55 chromosome 2, Cs, whole genome shotgun sequence includes:
- the LOC104728504 gene encoding protein BOBBER 1 codes for MAIISEVEEESSSSRPTMLPFRATFDSSNPLGFLEKVFDFLGEQSDFLKKPKVEDEIATAVRAAKEKLMKAEKKKAEKETVKTAEKESVKPVEKKAEKETVKPSVAASSAEPMEVEKPKEEEKKGSGPIVPNKGNGTDLENYSWVQTLQEVTVNIPVPSGTKARSVVCEIKKNRLKVGVKGQDPIIDGELSRSVKPDDCYWNIEDQKVISILLTKHDQMEWWKCCVKGEPEIDTQKVEPESSKLGDLDPETRQTVEKMMFDQRQKQMGLPTSDELQKQEILKKFMSEHPEMDFSNAKFN; via the exons ATGGCGATTATCTctgaggtagaagaagaaagcagtAGCAGCCGACCCACGATGCTACCGTTTAGGGCGACCTTCGATTCTTCAAACCCATTAGGGTTTTTGGAGAAAGTTTTCGACTTTCTTGGAGAACAGAGCGACTTTCTCAAGAAACCTAAAGTGGAGGATGAGATCGCCACCGCGGTTAGGGCGGCCAAGGAAAAGTTGATGAaggctgagaagaagaaagctgagaAAGAGACTGTTAAGACTGCGGAGAAGGAGAGTGTTAAGCCTGTGGAGAAGAAGGCTGAGAAGGAGACTGTGAAGCCGTCTGTGGCTGCTTCAAGTGCTGAGCCTATGGAAGTTGAGAAGCCtaaggaagaggagaagaagggaTCTGGTCCCATTG TTCCTAACAAAGGTAATGGAACTGATCTTGAGAACTACTCATGGGTCCAGACTCTCCAGGAGGTCACTGTTAACATCCCAGTGCCTAGTGGGACTAAAGCAAGGTCTGTTGTATGTGAGATTAAGAAAAACCGTCTCAAGGTTGGTGTCAAAGGCCAGGATCCGATCATCGAT GGGGAGCTTTCTCGATCTGTGAAACCTGATGACTGCTACTGGAATATCG AGGATCAGAAGGTGATTTCAATTCTCTTGACTAAGCATGATCAGATGGAGTGGTGGAAATGTTGTGTGAAAGGTGAACCTGAAATAGATACTCAGAAAGTTGAACCAGAGAGCAGCAAATTAGGTGACCTTGACCCAGAAACTCGCCAGACTGTTGAGAAAATGATG TTTGATCAAAGGCAAAAGCAGATGGGTCTTCCAACAAGTGACGAGCTACAGAAGCAAGAGATTCTCAAGAAATTCATGTCTGAG CATCCAGAGATGGACTTCTCAAACGCAAAGTTTAACTGA
- the LOC104728491 gene encoding O-acyltransferase WSD1-like has protein sequence MNNGKKGKPCWVRTKVKVEDHVIVPDIDPKIENPDQYLEDYISKLTTIPMDLSKPLWEIHLIHLKTSNAESIALLKIHHSLGDGMSLMSLFLACTRKTSNLEALPTVAVQKKRFGPSCNSGFFNKIWWLFVGLWFIIRLLFNTFVDILMFALTIFLVRDTETPLLAKPGSELNPKRFVHRIISFDDVKLVKNALKMTVNDVLLGVTEAGLSRYLSRRYDQEATPKLKESMRRIRLRSAIMINLRPNAGIEALADMMAKKSKCRWGNLFGYILLPFSVGLETDPLEYVRRAKATIDRKKHSLEAVFSMAFFKLILKVLGLKASVVLVRKVIHSTTLTFSNVVGPKEEITFHGHPLSYIAPCVFGHPHALTIHFQSYANKVIISVTADPTVIPDPHKMCDDLVESLKIIKSAVLERGLYEIEV, from the exons ATGAACAATGGGAAGAAAGGGAAACCGTGTTGGGTTCGGACAAAAGTTAAAGTAGAAGATCATGTGATTGTGCCTGATATAGATCCCAAAATCGAAAATCCTGATCAGTATCTTGAAGACTATATTTCTAAGTTAACAACCATCCCTATGGATTTGTCTAAACCATTATGGGAAATTCACTTAATACACCTCAAAACATCCAACGCTGAATCCATTGCTCTTCTCAAGATCCATCATTCTTTGGGTGATGGTATGTCTCTCATGTCTCTTTTCCTGGCTTGCACCCGCAAAACATCAAACCTCGAGGCTTTGCCTACAGTAGCGGTTCAGAAGAAACGCTTTGGACCGAGCTGCAACAGCGGGTTTTTCAACAAGATTTGGTGGTTGTTTGTAGGGCTCTGGTTCATCATAAGATTGCTATTCAACACTTTTGTTGATATCTTAATGTTTGCTCTTACAATATTTTTGGTGAGGGATACGGAGACTCCTCTCTTGGCCAAACCTGGTAGTGAACTTAACCCTAAGCGGTTCGTCCACAGGATTATCAGCTTTGACGATGTTAAGCTTGTGAAAAACGCATTGAAAATG ACGGTCAATGATGTTCTTCTTGGAGTAACAGAAGCCGGACTTTCACGGTATCTTAGCCGAAGATATG ATCAAGAAGCAACACCGAAATTGAAAGAGTCGATGAGGAGAATCCGACTTCGTTCAGCAATTATGATTAACTTGAGACCAAACGCAGGAATTGAG GCTCTAGCGGATATGATGGCCAAGAAATCGAAATGCAGATGGGGGAATCTCTTCGGGTACATTCTCCTCCCGTTCTCTGTTGGGCTAGAAACTGATCCTCTAGAATACGTGCGCCGAGCTAAAGCCACGATCGACCGCAAGAAACACTCTCTCGAAGCTGTATTCTCCATGGCATTCTTTAAATTGATACTAAAAGTTCTTGGGCTCAAG gcAAGTGTAGTTCTTGTAAGGAAAGTGATCCATAGCACAACGTTGACATTTTCAAATGTGGTCGGTCCAAAGGAAGAAATTACATTCCATGGTCATCCACTATCTTATATCGCTCCTTGTGTTTTTGGCCATCCACAT GCTCTTACTATACATTTCCAGAGCTATGCGAACAAGGTCATAATATCAGTAACGGCGGATCCAACGGTCATTCCTGACCCTCACAAGATGTGTGACGATTTGGTGGAGTCTCTTAAGATAATTAAATCCGCTGTCTTAGAAAGAGGATTATATGAGATTGAGGTCTAG
- the LOC104728498 gene encoding O-acyltransferase WSD1-like: MGGEKKKNTVMETVVEEEPLSPCSRLFNSPDFNCAIIVTMGCRVKGNTPAIIDGLKRTLVNHPRFSSILEMNNGKKGKPCWVRTKVKVEDHVIVPEIDPKIENPDQYLEDYISKLTTIPMDLSKPLWEIHIIHLKTSNAESIALLKIHHSLGDGMSLMSLFLACTRKTSNLEALPTVAVQKKRFGPSCNSGFFNKIWWLFVGLWFIIRLLFNTFVDILMFALTIFLVRDTETPLLAKPGSEFNPKRFVHRIISFDDVKLVKNALKMTVNDVLLGVTEAGLSRYLSRRYDQEATPKLKESMRRIRLRSAIMINLRPNAGIEALADMMAKKSKCRWGNLFGYILLPFSVGLETDPLEYVRRAKATIDRKKHSLEAVFSMAFFKLILKVLGLKASVVLVRKVIHSTTLTFSNVVGPKEEITFHGHPLSYIAPCVFGHPHALTIHFQSYANKVIISVTADPTVIPDPHKMCDDLVESLKIIKSAVLERGLYEIEV; encoded by the exons ATGggtggagagaagaagaagaacaccgTGATGGagacggtggtggaggaggagccGCTCAGCCCATGTTCACGGCTGTTCAATTCGCCGGATTTTAACTGTGCGATAATTGTCACAATGGGATGTAGAGTCAAAGGAAACACACCTGCCATTATCGACGGCCTTAAACGCACCCTTGTAAACCACCCTCGCTTCTCCAGCATTTTA GAGATGAACAATGGGAAGAAAGGGAAACCGTGTTGGGTTCGGACAAAAGTTAAAGTAGAAGATCATGTGATTGTGCCTGAAATAGATCCCAAAATCGAAAATCCTGATCAGTATCTTGAAGACTATATCTCTAAGTTAACAACCATTCCTATGGATTTGTCTAAACCATTATGGGAAATTCACATAATACACCTCAAAACATCCAACGCTGAATCCATTGCTCTTCTCAAGATCCATCATTCTTTGGGTGATGGTATGTCTCTCATGTCTCTTTTCCTGGCTTGCACCCGCAAAACATCAAACCTCGAGGCTTTGCCTACAGTAGCGGTTCAGAAGAAACGCTTTGGACCGAGCTGCAACAGCGGGTTTTTCAACAAGATTTGGTGGTTGTTTGTAGGGCTCTGGTTCATCATAAGATTGCTATTCAACACTTTTGTTGATATCTTAATGTTTGCTCTTACAATATTTTTGGTGAGGGATACGGAGACTCCTCTCTTGGCCAAACCCGGTAGTGAATTTAACCCTAAGCGGTTCGTCCACAGGATTATCAGCTTTGACGATGTTAAGCTTGTGAAAAACGCATTGAAAATG ACGGTCAATGATGTTCTTCTTGGAGTAACAGAAGCCGGACTTTCACGGTATCTTAGCCGAAGATATG ATCAAGAAGCAACACCGAAATTGAAAGAGTCGATGAGGAGAATCCGACTTCGTTCAGCAATTATGATTAACTTGAGACCAAACGCAGGAATTGAG GCTCTAGCGGATATGATGGCCAAGAAATCGAAATGCAGATGGGGGAATCTCTTCGGGTACATTCTCCTCCCGTTCTCTGTTGGGCTAGAAACTGATCCTCTAGAATACGTGCGCCGAGCTAAAGCCACGATCGACCGCAAGAAACACTCTCTCGAAGCTGTATTCTCCATGGCATTCTTTAAATTGATACTAAAAGTTCTTGGGCTCAAG gcAAGTGTAGTTCTTGTAAGGAAAGTGATCCATAGCACAACGTTGACATTTTCAAATGTGGTCGGTCCAAAGGAAGAAATTACATTCCATGGTCATCCACTATCTTATATCGCTCCTTGTGTTTTTGGCCATCCACAT GCTCTTACTATACATTTCCAGAGCTATGCGAACAAGGTCATAATATCAGTAACGGCGGATCCAACGGTCATTCCTGACCCTCACAAGATGTGTGACGATTTGGTGGAGTCTCTTAAGATAATTAAATCCGCTGTCTTAGAAAGAGGATTATATGAGATTGAGGTCTAG
- the LOC104728473 gene encoding O-acyltransferase WSD1, producing the protein MTKEEEEEEEPLSPMARVFLSPGIDNCIITMIGFKAKINPHIILDDLKHNVSKHPRFCSKLSDDGARWMKTRVNVEDHVFSPDIDLQEIKDDGDGFVDDYVSRLTLSPLDKSRPLWDIHILNVKTSDAEAVGVMRCHHSLADGMSLMSLLVACTRKTSDPEAFPTIPAIKRREKIGNKGWFIRSIIAIYSAVRLIWNTIVDLLLLLATTLFLKDTETPLNEGAGVGNTRRFYHRTVSLDDIKLIKKTMNMTVNDVLLGVTQAALSRYLNQRYGNKDGEDGTTTSDQNNLPDGMRIRAGVAVNLRQDIGIQPVADMLAKGSKCRWGNYVTLAFVPFSISLETDPLVPLLKAKSIMDRMKHSFCAVVHYSIINVILNIFGPDAKVVKRTFSNTTTILSNIVGPVEEVSLHGNHITYIALSSYGHSQALGIHFISYAEKMVISIAVDPSVIPDPHNICDKMEESLKAMKDAL; encoded by the exons ATgacgaaggaagaagaagaggaggaggagcctCTAAGCCCGATGGCTCGTGTATTCCTATCGCCGGGGATAGACAATTGCATTATCACGATGATCGGATTCAAAGCCAAGATTAATCCTCACATCATTCTAGATGACTTGAAGCATAACGTTTCCAAGCATCCTCGTTTCTGTAGTAAACTG TCAGATGATGGTGCTAGATGGATGAAGACTAGAGTCAATGTAGAAGACCATGTGTTTTCACCAGACATAGACCTACAAGAGATCAAAGACGATGGAGATGGCTTCGTCGATGACTATGTCTCGCGGTTAACGCTGAGCCCTCTCGATAAATCGAGACCGTTGTGGGATATTCACATCCTCAATGTCAAAACATCTGATGCAGAAGCGGTCGGGGTAATGAGATGTCATCATTCTTTGGCAGATGGAATGTCCTTGATGTCTCTCTTGGTGGCCTGTACCCGAAAAACATCAGATCCTGAGGCATTTCCTACCATTCCTGCTATAAAACGGCGagaaaaaattggaaacaaaGGATGGTTTATAAGATCCATAATCGCTATATACTCTGCGGTGAGATTGATTTGGAATACCATTGTAGATCTTTTACTGCTTTTGGCAACTACATTGTTTTTGAAGGATACGGAGACGCCCCTTAACGAAGGTGCTGGTGTCGGTAATACAAGAAGATTTTATCACCGAACCGTCTCATTGGATGAtattaaacttataaaaaagaCTATGAACATG ACTGTCAATGATGTTTTACTTGGAGTTACACAAGCCGCTCTCTCACGCTATCTGAACCAGCGATATG GCAACAAAGATGGTGAGGATGGAACAACGACATCGGATCAAAACAATCTTCCAGATGGAATGCGAATTCGAGCAGGTGTTGCGGTTAATCTAAGGCAGGATATCGGAATCCAG CCTGTTGCGGATATGTTGGCCAAGGGTTCGAAGTGTAGATGGGGTAACTACGTCACCTTAGCTTTTGTTCCGTTCTCCATCAGTTTAGAAACCGATCCATTGGTTCCTCTATTAAAAGCTAAATCAATAATGGATCGAATGAAGCACTCTTTTTGCGCGGTTGTGCATTATTCAATCATCAACGTCATCCTTAATATTTTCGGACCTGATGCTAAG GTAGTCAAACGTACATTTTCGAACACAACAACAATCTTATCAAACATCGTTGGCCCTGTTGAAGAAGTTAGTTTACACGGCAATCATATCACTTACATCGCTCTAAGTTCCTATGGACACTCGCAA GCATTGGGGATACATTTCATAAGTTATGCTGAGAAGATGGTAATTTCGATAGCTGTTGATCCTTCAGTCATACCAGATCCTCACAATATTTGTGATAAAATGGAGGAATCTTTGAAAGCTATGAAAGACGCTCTATAG